A window of Streptomyces sp. N50 contains these coding sequences:
- a CDS encoding alpha/beta fold hydrolase: protein MSDTHVTAPTQYIEVDGDRFAYRRWGKPSGVPIFLIQHFRGGMDNWDPLLTDGLAEGREVILFNGRGVASSSGTPRNRMEDMADDIAAVIRALGLEQVDLLGFSLGGFQAQEVTLRHPQLVRKLLLLGTGLRGGDPTSDPQVPQYALNPVPTLEDFLFLFFGRSEAAKQAGKAFWERRHQRADQDPPSSPAVAQAQFEATMAYAEPLPGENPYAHLNAITQPTLVLNGENDVMIASINSWHLAQNIPDAQLLIYPDAGHGAQFQNPERFLKHAIQFLEE from the coding sequence ATGAGTGACACACATGTGACCGCACCGACTCAGTACATCGAGGTCGACGGCGACCGATTCGCCTACCGCCGCTGGGGCAAGCCTTCCGGCGTCCCGATCTTCCTGATCCAGCACTTCCGCGGGGGAATGGACAACTGGGACCCGCTGCTCACCGACGGCCTAGCCGAAGGCCGTGAGGTCATCCTGTTCAACGGGCGCGGCGTCGCCTCATCATCGGGCACGCCGCGTAACCGGATGGAGGACATGGCCGACGACATCGCCGCGGTCATCCGCGCACTGGGGCTGGAGCAGGTCGACCTGCTCGGCTTCTCGCTCGGCGGTTTCCAGGCGCAGGAGGTCACGCTGCGCCACCCCCAGCTGGTACGCAAGCTCCTCCTGCTCGGCACCGGCCTCCGCGGCGGGGACCCGACAAGTGACCCCCAGGTGCCTCAGTACGCCCTGAACCCGGTCCCCACCCTGGAGGACTTCCTCTTCCTGTTCTTCGGCCGCTCGGAAGCCGCGAAGCAAGCGGGCAAGGCCTTCTGGGAGCGCCGCCACCAGCGGGCCGACCAGGACCCTCCGAGCTCGCCCGCGGTCGCACAGGCACAGTTCGAAGCGACCATGGCCTACGCAGAACCACTGCCGGGCGAGAACCCCTACGCCCACCTGAACGCGATCACCCAGCCGACGCTGGTCCTCAACGGCGAGAACGACGTGATGATCGCCTCGATCAACTCCTGGCACCTCGCCCAGAACATCCCCGACGCGCAACTGCTGATCTACCCCGATGCCGGGCATGGAGCACAGTTCCAGAACCCCGAGCGCTTCCTGAAGCACGCCATTCAGTTCCTCGAGGAGTAG
- a CDS encoding alpha/beta hydrolase: MGVSQEAHEFAEFLASVSAKSSTPGLDLAVIRDIVDSNHKASTEPEGVTYAEVDAGGVPALWAIPEGADPDKALLHFHFGGSVTASMHSDRKAAGHIAKAAGARSLVVDFRLAPEHPYPAQLDDAETAYRWLLSQGYEPRNIGSTGHSIGGTLAVMLPLRLLAKGEATPGAIVSVSPWTDLTIQNASVDENEDNDKMLSRNTLELFRGAWLQDPAVDFTDPAISIANADLTGLPPTTVHYGEYETLADDGAELGRRLADFKVTSEVRPLPEGQHSFVLGAGRVPEVDQAIQQMGQWLRKHLGT; this comes from the coding sequence ATGGGAGTAAGCCAAGAGGCACACGAGTTCGCGGAGTTCCTCGCGAGCGTGAGCGCGAAGTCGTCGACACCCGGCCTCGACCTGGCCGTCATCCGCGACATCGTCGACTCGAACCACAAAGCGTCGACCGAGCCGGAAGGCGTCACGTACGCCGAGGTGGACGCGGGCGGCGTCCCCGCCCTGTGGGCCATCCCCGAGGGCGCCGACCCCGACAAGGCGCTGCTCCACTTCCACTTCGGCGGATCCGTCACCGCCTCCATGCACTCGGACCGCAAGGCCGCCGGCCACATCGCCAAGGCCGCCGGAGCCCGCTCCCTCGTCGTGGACTTCCGCCTGGCACCCGAACACCCCTACCCCGCGCAGCTCGACGACGCCGAGACCGCCTACCGCTGGCTGCTCTCACAGGGCTACGAGCCGCGGAACATCGGCAGCACGGGCCACTCGATCGGCGGCACCCTCGCGGTGATGCTCCCGCTGCGCCTGCTCGCGAAGGGGGAGGCAACCCCGGGCGCGATCGTCAGCGTCTCACCGTGGACCGACCTCACCATCCAGAACGCGTCGGTGGACGAGAACGAAGACAACGACAAGATGCTCAGCAGGAACACCCTCGAACTCTTCCGAGGAGCCTGGCTGCAGGACCCCGCCGTGGACTTCACCGACCCCGCGATCAGCATCGCGAACGCCGATCTGACCGGCCTGCCGCCCACGACCGTCCACTACGGGGAGTACGAGACCCTCGCCGACGACGGCGCCGAACTCGGCCGCCGCCTCGCGGACTTCAAGGTCACCTCCGAGGTCCGCCCGCTGCCCGAAGGCCAGCACTCGTTCGTCCTGGGCGCCGGGCGCGTACCCGAGGTGGACCAGGCGATCCAGCAGATGGGTCAGTGGCTGCGCAAGCACCTCGGCACGTGA